A window of Fragaria vesca subsp. vesca linkage group LG7, FraVesHawaii_1.0, whole genome shotgun sequence contains these coding sequences:
- the LOC101303078 gene encoding hexose carrier protein HEX6-like: protein MAVGVAMTGEGRQYNGKVTPFVILSCMMAATGGVIFGYDIGISGGVTSMEPFLEKFFPEVYTRMKSDTKISNYCKFDSELLTSFTSSLCIAGLVASVFASSVTRVYGRKPSILAGSAAFLAGAALNGAAVNIYMLILGRILLGVGVGFANQSVPLYLSEMAPSKYRGAISNGFQFSVGIDALSANLINYGTQKIKGGWGWRISLALAAVPASILTIGAFFLPETPNSLIQRSVDHQTANVMLRRIRGVEDVQLELEDLIKANNISKTIQHPFRKILERKYRPQLVMAIAIPFFQIVTGINVIAFYAPILFRTIGLGESASLLSAVMTGVVATIATFISMIIVDKFGRRALFIGGGLQMLVSQMMVGGVMATQLGDHGGVSTGYAYLVLVLIGIYVAGYGWSWGPLGWLVPSEIFPLEIRSAGQSINVMVNFLFTFIVAQTFLAMLCHFKAGIFFFFGGWVMVMTLFVYFFLPETKNVPMETMESVWVEHWFWRRIVGDVGKETKNEA from the exons ATGGCGGTCGGAGTTGCAATGACAGGTGAAGGTAGACAATACAATGGCAAGGTGACACCATTTGTCATCCTTTCTTGCATGATGGCCGCCACAGGAGGTGTTATTTTCGGCTATGATATTGGAATTTCAG GTGGAGTGACATCAATGGAGCCATTTCTTGAGAAGTTCTTCCCGGAAGTGTACACTCGGATGAAATCAGACACCAAAATCAGCAACTATTGTAAATTTGACAGTGAGTTGTTGACATCCTTCACATCATCATTGTGTATAGCTGGCCTTGTAGCGTCTGTATTTGCTAGTTCTGTCACAAGAGTTTATGGCCGCAAGCCTTCAATCCTTGCTGGCAGTGCTGCATTCCTCGCTGGTGCAGCTCTAAACGGTGCGGCCGTGAACATTTACATGCTGATCCTAGGACGCATCTTGCTTGGAGTTGGTGTTGGTTTTGCAAATCAG TCTGTTCCTTTATATCTATCAGAGATGGCACCATCAAAATATAGAGGAGCAATTAGCAATGGCTTCCAATTTAGTGTTGGCATTGATGCATTATCAGCTAACCTCATCAACTATGGCACTCAAAAGATCAAAGGTGGTTGGGGGTGGAGAATTTCCTTAGCCCTTGCTGCAGTTCCTGCCTCAATCTTAACAATTGGCGCATTTTTCCTTCCGGAAACACCCAACAGTCTAATTCAGCGTAGTGTAGACCACCAAACAGCCAATGTAATGTTGCGGCGCATCAGAGGAGTTGAAGATGTTCAATTAGAACTTGAAGATCTCATCAAGGCCAACAACATTTCCAAAACCATCCAACACCCTTTTAGGAAAATCCTAGAGAGGAAGTATAGGCCTCAACTTGTAATGGCAATAGCCATCCCATTTTTCCAAATAGTGACAGGAATCAATGTCATAGCCTTTTATGCCCCAATTCTCTTTCGAACAATTGGCTTAGGTGAAAGTGCATCACTTTTGTCTGCTGTCATGACTGGTGTAGTTGCCACAATAGCAACCTTCATATCCATGATTATAGTGGACAAGTTTGGCAGAAGGGCCTTGTTCATAGGTGGGGGACTTCAAATGTTGGTGTCACAAATGATGGTAGGGGGAGTCATGGCAACTCAACTAGGTGATCATGGTGGAGTGAGCACAGGGTATGCATATTTGGTACTGGTTTTGATTGGCATATACGTAGCCGGATACGGGTGGTCTTGGGGACCTCTAGGGTGGTTGGTTCCTAGTGAGATTTTCCCTCTAGAGATTAGGTCAGCTGGACAAAGTATCAATGTGATGGTGAATTTTTTGTTCACTTTTATTGTTGCTCAAACTTTTCTAGCTATGCTTTGCCACTTCAAAGCTGGGATTTTCTTCTTTTTCGGAGGTTGGGTGATGGTGATGACACTGTTTGTGTACTTCTTTCTACCGGAGACAAAGAATGTGCCGATGGAGACAATGGAATCAGTGTGGGTTGAGCACTGGTTTTGGAGGAGAATTGTTGGGGATGTTGGTAAGGAGACCAAGAATGAAGCTTGA
- the LOC101303378 gene encoding serine/threonine-protein kinase HT1-like yields MEEKRGESHAMKTKIDIKSMDDKLKKHLDRVCIQTEIEKKKGLENHKVRAMEFEIQRTQEWAIDPATLVINKEAFARGAFASVHKGRYQDQEVAVRILDWGEDEGGFLQTDFQREISIWYKLQHPNITKCIGATTIVSNSAWVISEYVPGGTLRSHLKKFRERKLPFKVVLQLALDLAKGLSYLHSKNIVHRDVKTDNLLLDKNERVKIADFGVSRLEASILSEMTGHTGTLQYMAPEVLESKPYNKKCDVYSFGICLWEICSCQLPYSVYSKDSSVLEVTSAIVNKNLDHSSKPNCISARVRVTEPPSSRLSPAAFPVERP; encoded by the coding sequence ATGGAAGAGAAAAGAGGAGAGTCTCATGCGATGAAGACCAAGATTGATATCAAGAGTATGGACGATAAGCTGAAGAAGCATCTTGATAGAGTATGCATACAAACTGAGATAGAGAAGAAGAAGGGGCTAGAGAATCACAAAGTTCGAGCCATGGAATTCGAAATACAGAGGACACAAGAATGGGCAATAGATCCTGCAACGCTGGTTATAAACAAAGAAGCATTTGCTCGTGGAGCCTTTGCTTCAGTTCACAAAGGTCGCTACCAGGATCAAGAAGTTGCTGTTAGAATATTGGATTGGGGAGAAGACGAGGGAGGATTCTTGCAAACAGATTTTCAGCGCGAGATTTCTATTTGGTACAAGCTCCAACACCCCAACATTACCAAATGCATTGGAGCTACAACAATCGTTAGTAACTCTGCTTGGGTGATCAGCGAGTATGTACCTGGAGGTACTCTCAGGTCTCACCTGAAGAAGTTTCGCGAAAGGAAGCTGCCTTTCAAGGTTGTCTTGCAACTAGCATTGGATCTTGCCAAAGGATTGAGCTATTTGCACTCCAAGAACATTGTGCACAGAGATGTGAAAACAGACAATTTGCTTCTTGATAAAAATGAGAGAGTAAAGATAGCAGATTTCGGTGTGTCACGTCTTGAGGCTTCGATATTGAGCGAGATGACAGGCCACACCGGCACCCTTCAATACATGGCTCCTGAGGTCTTGGAGTCGAAACCATACAACAAGAAGTGTGACGTCTATAGCTTTGGGATTTGTTTATGGGAGATATGCAGCTGCCAGTTGCCCTACTCAGTCTACTCTAAGGATTCATCAGTGTTAGAGGTAACTTCTGCTATTGTGAACAAAAACTTAGACCACAGTAGCAAGCCCAACTGCATCAGTGCCCGAGTTAGGGTTACAGAGCCGCCGTCATCGCGACTTAGTCCGGCAGCCTTCCCCGTCGAGAGGCCATGA
- the LOC101303660 gene encoding hexose carrier protein HEX6-like, with translation MAVGVAMTGEGGQYNGKVTPFVILSCMMAATGGVIFGYDIGISGGVTSMEPFLEKFFPEVYTRMKSDAKISNYCKFDSELLTSFTSSLYIAGLVASVFASSVTRAYGRKPSILAGGAAFLAGAALNGAAVNIYMLILGRILLGVGVGFANQSVPLYLSEMAPSKYRGAISNGFQFSVGIGALSANLINYGTQKIEGGWGWRISLALAAVPASVLTLGAFFLPETPNSLIQRSVDHQTAMLMLRRIRGVEDVQLELEDLIKANNISKTIQHPFRKILERKYRPQLVMAIAIPFFQQVTGINVIAFYAPILFRTIGLGESASLLSAVMTGVVGTISTFISMLIVDKFGRRALFIGGGLQMLVSQMMVGGVMATQLGDHGGVSTGYAYLVLVLIGIYVAGFGWSWGPLGWLVPSEIFPLEIRSAGQSINVVVNFLFTFIVAQTFLAMLCHFKAGIFFFFGGWVMVMTLFVYFFLPETKNVPMETMESVWVEHWFWRRIVGDVGKELKNEA, from the exons ATGGCGGTCGGAGTTGCAATGACAGGTGAAGGTGGACAATACAATGGCAAGGTCACACCATTTGTCATCCTTTCTTGCATGATGGCCGCCACAGGAGGTGTTATTTTCGGCTATGATATTGGAATTTCAG GTGGAGTGACATCAATGGAGCCATTTCTCGAGAAGTTCTTCCCGGAAGTGTACACTCGGATGAAATCAGACGCCAAAATCAGCAACTACTGTAAATTTGACAGTGAGTTGTTGACATCCTTCACATCATCACTGTATATAGCTGGCCTTGTAGCGTCTGTTTTTGCTAGTTCTGTCACAAGAGCTTATGGCCGCAAGCCTTCAATCCTTGCTGGCGGTGCTGCATTCCTCGCTGGTGCAGCTCTAAACGGTGCGGCTGTGAACATTTACATGCTGATCCTAGGACGCATCTTGCTTGGAGTTGGTGTTGGTTTTGCAAATCAG TCTGTTCCTTTATATCTATCAGAGATGGCACCATCAAAATATAGAGGAGCAATTAGCAATGGCTTCCAATTTAGTGTTGGCATTGGTGCATTATCAGCTAACCTCATCAACTATGGCACTCAAAAGATCGAAGGTGGTTGGGGGTGGAGAATTTCCTTAGCCCTTGCTGCAGTGCCTGCCTCAGTCTTAACACTCGGTGCATTTTTCCTTCCGGAAACACCCAACAGTCTAATTCAGCGTAGTGTAGACCACCAAACAGCTATGCTAATGTTGCGGCGCATCAGAGGAGTTGAAGATGTTCAATTAGAACTTGAAGATCTCATCAAGGCCAACAACATTTCCAAAACCATCCAACACCCTTTTAGGAAAATCCTAGAGAGGAAGTATAGGCCTCAACTTGTAATGGCAATAGCCATCCCTTTTTTCCAGCAGGTGACAGGAATCAATGTCATAGCCTTTTATGCCCCAATTCTCTTTCGAACAATTGGCTTAGGTGAAAGTGCATCACTTTTGTCTGCTGTCATGACTGGTGTAGTTGGCACAATATCAACCTTCATATCCATGCTTATAGTGGACAAGTTTGGCAGAAGGGCCTTGTTCATAGGTGGGGGACTTCAAATGTTGGTGTCACAAATGATGGTAGGGGGAGTCATGGCAACTCAACTAGGTGATCATGGTGGAGTGAGCACAGGGTATGCATATTTAGTACTGGTTTTGATTGGCATATACGTAGCCGGATTCGGGTGGTCTTGGGGACCTCTAGGGTGGTTGGTTCCTAGTGAGATTTTCCCTCTAGAGATTAGGTCAGCTGGACAAAGTATCAATGTGGTAGTGAATTTTTTGTTCACTTTTATTGTTGCTCAAACTTTTCTAGCTATGCTTTGCCACTTCAAGGCTGGGATTTTCTTCTTTTTCGGAGGTTGGGTGATGGTGATGACACTATTTGTGTACTTCTTTCTGCCGGAGACAAAGAATGTGCCAATGGAGACGATGGAATCAGTGTGGGTTGAGCACTGGTTTTGGAGGAGAATTGTTGGGGATGTTGGTAAGGAGTTGAAGAATGAAGCTTGA